A genomic stretch from uncultured Cohaesibacter sp. includes:
- the purH gene encoding bifunctional phosphoribosylaminoimidazolecarboxamide formyltransferase/IMP cyclohydrolase: MSVAPLSVTAPEVVSVKRALISVSDKSGIVDFAKALADKGVELVSTGGTCKAIADAGIPVKDISEVTEFPEIMDGRVKTLHPRVHGGLLGARSVEAHSAAMKEHGIPEIDLLVVNLYPFEETILKGADYATTVENIDIGGPAMIRAAAKNHAFVTTLVDPADYAEILAQIEEKGGISYDVRKKFAAKAYARTAAYDAAISGWFAAELKIESPTFRAFGGELAEVMRYGENPHQKAGFYKTASSRPGVATATQVQGKQLSYNNINDTDAAFELVCEFDPAISPAVAIIKHANPCGVAMGATLKDAYVKALACDPVSAFGGIVALNGTLDEAAAEEITKIFVEVIIAPDATEGAKALVSKKKNLRLLLTGGLADPREEGTTVKSVSGGLLVQNRDNGNIADLDLKVATERQPSEQEMADLKFAFQVCKHVKSNAIIYVKDGATVGIGAGQMSRVDSARIAARKAEDAAEAAGMAEPLTKGCVVASDAFFPFADGLLAAAEAGATAVIQPGGSMRDQEVIDAANEAGLAMVMTGMRHFRH, translated from the coding sequence ATGTCCGTAGCTCCTCTTTCCGTAACCGCGCCGGAAGTTGTTTCCGTCAAGCGCGCTCTCATCTCCGTTTCCGATAAATCCGGCATTGTCGACTTTGCCAAAGCCCTCGCCGACAAGGGCGTAGAGCTTGTCTCTACCGGCGGCACCTGCAAGGCCATTGCTGACGCGGGCATTCCGGTCAAAGACATTTCCGAGGTTACCGAATTTCCCGAAATCATGGATGGCCGCGTCAAGACCCTGCACCCGCGTGTGCATGGCGGCCTGTTGGGCGCACGCTCGGTTGAAGCCCACAGCGCAGCGATGAAAGAGCATGGCATTCCGGAAATCGATCTGCTGGTCGTCAATCTCTATCCTTTCGAGGAAACCATTCTGAAGGGCGCAGATTATGCCACCACGGTTGAGAATATCGACATCGGCGGCCCGGCCATGATCCGCGCGGCAGCAAAAAACCATGCCTTCGTCACAACATTGGTTGATCCGGCTGATTATGCTGAAATCCTTGCCCAGATCGAGGAAAAGGGTGGTATCTCCTATGACGTGCGCAAGAAATTCGCCGCCAAGGCCTATGCCCGCACGGCAGCCTATGATGCGGCTATCTCCGGTTGGTTTGCCGCCGAGCTGAAAATCGAATCCCCGACCTTCCGCGCCTTTGGTGGCGAGCTGGCCGAGGTGATGCGCTATGGCGAAAACCCGCATCAGAAAGCGGGTTTCTACAAGACCGCCTCGTCCCGCCCCGGCGTTGCCACGGCTACCCAGGTGCAGGGCAAGCAGCTCTCCTACAACAATATCAACGACACGGACGCCGCCTTCGAGCTGGTATGCGAGTTTGATCCGGCCATCTCTCCGGCCGTGGCCATCATCAAACATGCCAACCCTTGTGGTGTTGCAATGGGCGCCACACTCAAGGACGCCTATGTCAAGGCTCTGGCCTGCGATCCGGTTTCCGCTTTCGGCGGCATTGTGGCTCTGAATGGTACGCTGGACGAAGCGGCTGCAGAGGAAATCACCAAGATCTTCGTTGAAGTGATCATCGCCCCGGATGCCACGGAAGGCGCCAAGGCGCTGGTTTCCAAAAAGAAAAATCTGCGCCTGCTGCTCACCGGAGGCCTTGCTGATCCACGCGAAGAAGGCACCACGGTCAAATCCGTCTCCGGCGGCTTGCTGGTGCAGAATCGCGATAACGGCAATATCGCTGATCTCGATCTCAAGGTTGCCACCGAACGCCAGCCATCAGAGCAGGAAATGGCAGACCTCAAATTCGCCTTCCAGGTCTGCAAACATGTCAAATCCAACGCCATCATCTATGTCAAGGACGGCGCAACCGTCGGCATCGGCGCAGGCCAGATGAGCCGTGTGGATTCAGCCCGCATCGCAGCCCGCAAGGCTGAAGACGCAGCTGAAGCAGCAGGCATGGCCGAGCCGCTCACAAAGGGATGTGTCGTGGCCTCCGATGCCTTCTTCCCCTTCGCCGATGGCCTTCTGGCAGCCGCCGAAGCCGGAGCAACCGCCGTTATCCAACCGGGCGGTTCTATGCGCGATCAGGAAGTGATTGACGCGGCCAACGAAGCTGGCCTTGCCATGGTCATGACCGGCATGCGCCATTTCCGCCACTAA